From a single Rhizobium lusitanum genomic region:
- a CDS encoding M20/M25/M40 family metallo-hydrolase codes for MTDVSPVLDRADQNLTSSLDNLFELLRIQSISTDPAFKPECRKAAEWLTAYLTSLGFTASVRDTPGHPMVVAHHDAASADAPHVLFYGHYDVQPVDPIELWESDPFAPAIKDMGDGRKILVGRGTSDDKGQLMTFVEAVRAYKEIKGGLPVRITILFEGEEESGSPSLKPFLEANAAELKADYALVCDTGMWDGDTPAIAAALRGLVGEEITINAADRDLHSGLYGGAAANPIHILSDILAGLHDETGRITLPGFYDGVEETPANIKASWETLGRSAENFLGDIGLSIPAGEKGRSVLELTWARPTAEVNGIWGGYTGAGFKTVIAAKASAKVSFRLVGQQNPAAIRDSFRAYVRSKVPADCSVEFHEHGGSPAIHLSYDSPVLTKAKNALSNEWPKPAIVIGMGGSIPIVGDFQKMLGMESLMVGFGLADDRIHSPNEKYELRSYHKGIRSWIRILDALA; via the coding sequence ATGACCGATGTATCGCCCGTTCTCGACCGCGCGGATCAGAACCTCACCTCCAGCCTCGACAATCTGTTCGAGCTGCTGCGCATCCAGTCCATTTCGACCGATCCGGCCTTCAAGCCGGAGTGCCGCAAGGCAGCGGAATGGCTCACGGCCTATCTGACTTCGCTCGGCTTCACCGCTTCCGTGCGCGACACGCCAGGCCATCCGATGGTCGTCGCCCATCATGACGCTGCCAGCGCCGATGCGCCGCATGTACTGTTCTATGGTCATTACGACGTGCAGCCGGTCGATCCGATCGAGCTTTGGGAGAGCGATCCCTTCGCGCCCGCCATCAAGGACATGGGCGACGGCCGCAAGATCCTGGTCGGGCGCGGCACTTCGGACGACAAGGGCCAGTTGATGACCTTCGTCGAGGCCGTGCGCGCCTACAAGGAGATCAAGGGTGGGCTGCCGGTCCGCATCACCATCCTGTTCGAGGGTGAAGAGGAGTCCGGCTCTCCGTCGCTGAAGCCCTTCCTCGAAGCCAATGCCGCCGAGCTGAAGGCGGATTATGCGCTGGTCTGCGATACCGGCATGTGGGATGGCGATACCCCGGCAATCGCGGCCGCCCTGCGCGGCCTTGTCGGCGAGGAAATCACCATCAATGCCGCCGACCGCGACCTGCATTCCGGCCTCTATGGCGGCGCGGCCGCCAATCCGATCCATATCCTCTCCGATATCCTTGCCGGCCTGCACGACGAGACCGGGCGCATCACGCTTCCCGGCTTCTATGACGGCGTGGAGGAGACACCCGCCAATATCAAAGCCTCCTGGGAAACACTCGGCCGCTCGGCGGAGAATTTCCTCGGAGATATCGGTCTGTCGATCCCGGCGGGAGAAAAGGGCCGCTCGGTGCTGGAGCTGACCTGGGCGCGGCCGACGGCCGAAGTCAACGGCATCTGGGGCGGCTATACCGGCGCCGGCTTCAAGACGGTAATTGCCGCCAAGGCCTCGGCGAAGGTTTCCTTCCGCCTCGTCGGACAGCAGAACCCGGCAGCGATCCGTGATAGTTTCCGCGCCTATGTCCGCTCGAAGGTGCCGGCCGATTGCTCGGTGGAATTCCATGAGCATGGCGGCTCGCCGGCCATCCACCTGTCCTACGATTCGCCGGTACTAACCAAGGCGAAAAATGCCCTTTCCAACGAGTGGCCGAAGCCGGCAATCGTCATCGGCATGGGCGGCTCGATCCCGATCGTCGGCGACTTCCAGAAGATGCTCGGCATGGAATCCCTGATGGTCGGCTTTGGCCTTGCGGACGACCGCATCCATTCGCCGAACGAGAAATACGAGCTCAGATCCTATCACAAGGGTATCCGCTCCTGGATCCGCATCCTCGATGCGCTCGCTTGA
- the phnN gene encoding phosphonate metabolism protein/1,5-bisphosphokinase (PRPP-forming) PhnN, translated as MTLDAKTEPTKDLTANTAGVMVVVVGPSGAGKDTLMNLAARHFAGRPDIHFVRRVITRDGDAGNEDHKSVSDADFDAMERADDFAVSWHAHGLKYGIPADVEDELVRGHLVVANGSRSVLDRFQAAFPRLKVINVTARRDVLAERLMARGRESREDVLKRLDRGSLTVRGSCDVTDIDNSGTLEEAGGVIIAELEALIRR; from the coding sequence ATGACGCTCGACGCCAAGACAGAGCCGACTAAGGATCTGACGGCAAATACGGCCGGCGTTATGGTCGTCGTCGTTGGCCCGAGCGGCGCCGGCAAGGATACGCTGATGAATCTCGCCGCCCGGCATTTTGCCGGCCGGCCTGACATTCATTTCGTCCGCCGCGTCATCACCCGCGACGGCGACGCCGGCAACGAGGATCACAAAAGCGTCTCCGACGCCGATTTCGACGCCATGGAACGAGCCGACGACTTTGCCGTCTCCTGGCACGCGCATGGCCTGAAATACGGCATTCCTGCCGATGTCGAGGATGAACTCGTTCGTGGCCACCTCGTCGTCGCCAACGGTTCTCGCTCGGTGCTCGACCGTTTCCAGGCCGCCTTTCCGAGGCTGAAGGTCATCAATGTCACTGCGCGGCGCGACGTGCTGGCCGAACGGCTGATGGCGCGCGGCCGCGAAAGCCGCGAAGATGTGCTGAAACGGCTGGACCGTGGCTCCCTCACCGTCCGGGGCAGCTGCGATGTCACCGACATCGACAATAGCGGCACGCTGGAAGAGGCAGGCGGTGTGATCATCGCGGAGCTGGAAGCGCTTATAAGACGATAG
- a CDS encoding DUF1045 domain-containing protein: MRYALYFTPPKTDPLTALAARWLGRDAFSNEIFSDKAIGVVPENHAEVTADPRRYGFHATLKAPFELASSVTERDLLDVAADFAARTPAFAIPELVLGQLGQFFALVPGAVYPTLQDFAARVVKTFEPLRAALSEADIARRKPEGLSEAERANLLRWGYPYVNDEFRFHMTLTGKVAAEQQAGIHDLLRDRFADHIGKPLDISGLAVFVEEERGAPFTVRSWLPLADAQK; the protein is encoded by the coding sequence TTGCGCTACGCTCTCTATTTTACGCCACCGAAAACCGATCCCCTGACGGCGCTTGCCGCCCGCTGGCTCGGCCGCGATGCTTTTTCGAATGAAATCTTTTCGGACAAGGCGATCGGCGTCGTGCCCGAGAACCATGCCGAGGTCACCGCCGATCCGCGCCGCTACGGCTTTCACGCCACTCTGAAGGCGCCCTTCGAGCTGGCAAGCTCGGTCACGGAACGCGACCTTCTCGACGTAGCCGCCGATTTTGCCGCTCGCACGCCGGCCTTTGCCATTCCCGAGCTCGTGCTCGGACAGCTTGGCCAGTTCTTCGCGCTCGTTCCGGGGGCCGTCTATCCGACGCTCCAGGATTTCGCCGCCCGCGTCGTCAAGACCTTTGAGCCACTACGCGCCGCCCTTTCCGAAGCCGATATCGCGCGGCGCAAGCCGGAAGGATTGAGCGAGGCGGAGCGTGCAAACCTGCTGCGCTGGGGCTATCCCTACGTGAACGATGAATTCCGGTTCCATATGACATTGACCGGCAAGGTCGCGGCGGAGCAACAGGCCGGCATTCATGACCTGCTGCGGGATCGTTTCGCCGACCATATCGGCAAGCCGCTCGACATTTCCGGCCTCGCCGTCTTCGTCGAAGAAGAACGCGGCGCACCCTTTACCGTCCGTTCCTGGCTGCCGCTTGCCGACGCCCAAAAGTGA
- the polA gene encoding DNA polymerase I, with the protein MKKGDHLFLVDGSGFIFRAFHALPPLTRKSDGVPVGAVSGFCNMLWKLLTSARDTSVGVTPTHFAVIFDYSSKTFRKEIYDAYKANRSAPPEELIPQFGLIRQATRAFNLPCIETDGFEADDIIATYARQAEATGADVTIISSDKDLMQLVTSMVHMYDSMKDKQIGISDVIEKWGVPPEKMIDLQALTGDSVDNVPGIPGIGPKTAALLLEEFGDLDTLLACAGEIKQEKRRENIIANADLARVSRQLVTLRTDVPLDLPLDALVLEPQDGPKLVGFLKAMEFTSLTRRVADACDCDPAAIEPSDVKVEWGDTAHGPDLDAGDNAELVAGETVAAEGVSVPAPAVKPRVGVEGLTEPSDLAKARAAGFATAPIDHSKYVTIRDVATLDRWIADARETGIVAFDTETTSLDVMQAEIVGFSLAIADNKNDPTGASIRAAYVPLNHKNGVGDLLGGGLADNQIPLRDALPRLKALLEDTSVLKIAQNLKYDYLLMKRYGIETKAFDDTMLLSYVLDGGANATHGMDSLSERWLGHKPIAYKDVAGSGKSNITFDLVDIDRATAYAAEDADVTLRLWQVLKPRLAAEKLATVYERLERPLVPVLAHMEERGITIDRQILSRLSGELAQGAARLEDEIYTLAGERFNIGSPKQLGDILFGKMGLAGGSKTKTGQWSTSAQVLEDLAAAGLELPRKIVDWRQLTKLKSTYTDALPGYVHPQTKRVHTSYSMASTTTGRLSSSEPNLQNIPVRTTEGRKIRTAFISTAGHKLISADYSQIELRVLAHVANIPQLEQAFADGVDIHAMTASEMFGVPIEGMPSEVRRRAKAINFGIIYGISAFGLANQLSIERSEAGDYIKKYFERFPGIRDYMESTKATARDKGYVETIFGRRVHFPEIKSSNPSVRAFNERASINAPIQGSAADVIRRAMIKMEPALSEAGLGDRVRMLLQVHDELIFEVEDADVERSTPVIVSVMENAAMPAVNMSVPLKVDARAANNWDEAH; encoded by the coding sequence ATGAAAAAAGGTGATCATCTCTTCCTCGTCGACGGCTCCGGATTCATTTTCCGGGCCTTCCATGCCCTACCGCCGCTGACGCGCAAGTCCGATGGAGTGCCGGTCGGCGCCGTCTCCGGTTTCTGCAACATGTTGTGGAAGCTTTTGACCTCGGCGCGCGATACTTCGGTCGGCGTGACGCCGACGCATTTCGCCGTCATCTTCGACTATTCGTCGAAGACCTTCCGCAAGGAAATCTACGACGCCTACAAGGCAAACCGCTCGGCGCCGCCGGAAGAGCTGATCCCGCAATTCGGGCTCATTCGCCAGGCGACCCGCGCCTTCAACCTGCCCTGCATCGAGACTGACGGCTTCGAGGCCGACGATATCATCGCCACCTATGCCCGCCAGGCCGAGGCGACCGGTGCCGATGTCACCATCATCTCCTCCGACAAGGATCTGATGCAGCTCGTCACCTCCATGGTCCACATGTATGACAGCATGAAAGACAAGCAGATCGGCATTTCCGACGTCATCGAGAAATGGGGCGTGCCGCCGGAAAAGATGATCGATCTGCAGGCCCTGACCGGCGATTCGGTCGACAACGTGCCGGGCATCCCGGGCATCGGCCCGAAGACGGCAGCGCTGCTTCTGGAGGAGTTTGGCGATCTCGATACGCTGCTCGCCTGCGCCGGCGAGATCAAGCAGGAGAAGCGCCGCGAAAACATCATCGCCAACGCCGATCTGGCCCGGGTTTCCCGGCAGCTGGTGACGCTCAGAACCGATGTGCCGCTGGACCTGCCGCTCGACGCGCTGGTGCTCGAGCCGCAGGACGGCCCGAAACTGGTCGGCTTCCTGAAGGCGATGGAATTCACCTCGCTGACGCGCCGCGTTGCGGACGCCTGTGATTGCGATCCGGCAGCGATCGAGCCGTCCGACGTCAAGGTCGAGTGGGGCGACACTGCCCATGGCCCTGATCTCGATGCCGGAGACAATGCCGAGCTCGTTGCCGGTGAAACTGTCGCGGCCGAGGGTGTTTCCGTTCCTGCGCCGGCCGTCAAGCCGCGCGTAGGTGTCGAGGGGCTGACCGAACCGTCCGACCTCGCCAAGGCACGCGCGGCAGGCTTTGCCACCGCACCGATCGACCATTCGAAATATGTCACCATCCGCGATGTCGCCACCCTCGACCGGTGGATCGCGGATGCGCGTGAAACCGGCATCGTCGCCTTCGATACCGAGACGACGTCGCTTGATGTCATGCAGGCCGAAATCGTCGGCTTTTCGCTGGCGATTGCCGACAACAAGAATGATCCCACGGGCGCTTCCATCCGCGCCGCCTACGTCCCGCTCAACCACAAGAACGGCGTCGGCGACCTGCTCGGTGGTGGGCTTGCCGACAATCAGATCCCGCTGCGCGATGCCCTGCCTCGATTGAAGGCGCTGCTGGAGGACACTTCCGTCCTCAAGATCGCGCAGAACCTGAAATACGACTATCTGCTGATGAAGCGCTACGGCATCGAGACCAAGGCCTTCGACGACACGATGCTGCTTTCCTACGTGCTCGATGGCGGCGCCAACGCCACGCATGGCATGGACAGCCTATCGGAGCGCTGGCTCGGCCACAAGCCGATCGCCTACAAGGACGTCGCCGGCAGCGGCAAGTCCAACATCACCTTCGATCTCGTCGATATCGACCGCGCCACGGCCTATGCCGCCGAAGACGCCGACGTGACGCTGCGCCTCTGGCAGGTGCTGAAGCCACGGCTGGCGGCCGAAAAGCTTGCGACCGTCTATGAGCGTCTGGAGCGGCCGCTGGTGCCGGTCCTCGCCCATATGGAAGAGCGAGGGATCACCATCGACCGGCAGATCCTGTCGCGCCTTTCCGGCGAACTGGCGCAGGGCGCCGCACGGCTGGAAGACGAGATCTATACGCTGGCCGGCGAGCGCTTCAACATCGGCTCGCCCAAGCAGCTCGGCGATATTCTCTTTGGCAAGATGGGCCTTGCCGGAGGCAGCAAGACCAAGACCGGGCAATGGTCGACCTCGGCGCAGGTGCTGGAAGACCTGGCGGCGGCCGGCTTGGAATTGCCGCGCAAGATCGTCGACTGGCGCCAGCTCACCAAGCTGAAATCCACCTATACCGACGCGCTTCCGGGTTATGTCCACCCTCAGACCAAGCGCGTCCACACCTCCTATTCGATGGCCTCGACCACGACCGGACGGCTGTCCTCCTCTGAGCCGAACCTGCAGAATATTCCGGTTCGCACGACCGAAGGCCGCAAGATCCGCACTGCCTTCATCTCGACAGCAGGCCACAAGCTGATCTCGGCCGACTACAGCCAGATCGAACTGCGCGTGCTGGCGCATGTCGCCAATATTCCGCAACTCGAGCAGGCCTTCGCCGATGGCGTCGATATTCACGCCATGACGGCCTCGGAAATGTTCGGCGTGCCGATCGAGGGCATGCCGAGCGAAGTGCGTCGCCGCGCCAAGGCGATCAACTTCGGCATCATCTACGGCATTTCCGCCTTCGGCCTTGCCAACCAGCTGTCGATCGAGCGCTCGGAAGCCGGCGACTACATCAAGAAATATTTCGAGCGCTTCCCCGGCATTCGCGACTACATGGAAAGCACCAAGGCGACTGCCCGCGACAAAGGCTATGTCGAAACCATCTTCGGCCGCCGCGTCCATTTTCCGGAAATTAAGTCGTCCAATCCCTCCGTGCGCGCCTTTAACGAACGCGCCTCGATCAATGCGCCGATCCAGGGCTCGGCCGCCGACGTCATCCGTCGTGCCATGATCAAGATGGAGCCGGCGCTGTCGGAGGCCGGCCTCGGCGATCGCGTCCGCATGCTGCTGCAGGTGCACGACGAATTGATCTTCGAAGTCGAGGACGCCGATGTCGAGCGCTCAACGCCGGTCATCGTCTCGGTCATGGAAAACGCCGCCATGCCGGCGGTCAACATGTCCGTGCCGCTGAAGGTCGACGCGCGGGCGGCGAACAATTGGGATGAGGCGCACTGA
- a CDS encoding nucleoside hydrolase — MGIWIDTDMGFDDIAAILVVAHSSLTIDGVSLVSGNAPLAQVRANAASAAAAFGWTFPIHTGRELPVLCKLETAQRILGASGIPTTGKSLPQADELPASDAFTALCTWLTDGTGPKRILALGPLTNIAALALARPDLAARIDELTWMGGGVTSGNHTASAEFNAYADPEALAIVLAHGLPLRMIDLDICRKVLARPDDVERVRQAGGRNAELLADLLGGYVNIAVSRGRPAMAIYDPTAAAIFVAPDIARLQHARIDVELWGQHTRGRTVVETRASHAEFNAYFAAEIDADRARAIVFDAMINEARR; from the coding sequence ATGGGGATCTGGATCGATACCGACATGGGGTTCGACGATATCGCCGCCATTCTGGTGGTGGCGCATTCGAGCCTTACGATCGACGGTGTTTCGCTGGTGAGCGGCAATGCGCCGCTGGCACAGGTGCGCGCCAATGCCGCCAGCGCCGCCGCCGCATTTGGCTGGACATTCCCCATCCACACCGGCCGGGAACTTCCGGTGCTCTGCAAGCTGGAAACGGCGCAGCGCATTCTCGGGGCAAGCGGCATACCAACCACGGGCAAGAGCCTGCCTCAGGCGGATGAGCTGCCGGCCAGCGATGCCTTTACCGCCCTCTGTACCTGGCTGACTGACGGCACCGGGCCGAAGCGCATTCTGGCGCTCGGTCCGCTCACCAATATCGCCGCGTTGGCGCTCGCCCGGCCCGACCTTGCCGCGCGTATCGACGAGCTCACATGGATGGGCGGCGGTGTAACCTCAGGCAATCACACGGCCTCGGCCGAATTCAACGCCTATGCCGACCCGGAAGCGCTCGCCATCGTTCTCGCCCATGGCCTGCCGCTTAGGATGATCGATCTCGACATTTGCCGGAAGGTGCTGGCGCGACCCGACGATGTCGAGCGGGTGCGCCAGGCTGGTGGCAGGAACGCCGAACTGCTCGCCGATCTTCTCGGCGGCTACGTCAATATCGCCGTCAGCCGCGGCCGGCCGGCCATGGCGATCTACGACCCGACTGCCGCCGCCATCTTCGTTGCCCCCGACATCGCCCGCCTCCAGCATGCCCGGATCGATGTCGAGCTGTGGGGGCAGCACACACGCGGGCGCACCGTCGTCGAGACACGCGCTTCGCATGCGGAATTCAATGCCTACTTCGCCGCCGAGATCGACGCCGACAGGGCGCGCGCGATCGTCTTCGACGCCATGATCAACGAGGCACGCCGATGA
- a CDS encoding MarR family winged helix-turn-helix transcriptional regulator has product MGFNRTDSATYLANQMAKGFSRSLQQRAARLGFSPGQFPILLELWTEDGLTQKQLLERVDIEQATMANTLSRMERDGLVERRPHPSDKRAQLIFLTGKATAMQTEAVEAAIAADRDMFRGFRTFERELLLEYFRRILENAKHL; this is encoded by the coding sequence ATGGGATTTAACCGGACGGACTCCGCGACCTACCTTGCCAATCAGATGGCAAAGGGATTTTCCCGCTCGTTACAACAACGTGCGGCACGGCTCGGCTTTTCCCCCGGTCAGTTCCCAATCCTTCTCGAATTGTGGACCGAAGACGGGCTGACGCAGAAGCAATTGCTGGAACGCGTCGACATAGAACAGGCGACGATGGCCAATACGCTGTCGCGCATGGAGCGCGACGGGCTGGTGGAGCGCCGGCCGCATCCATCGGACAAGCGCGCGCAGCTGATCTTCCTGACGGGCAAGGCCACCGCCATGCAGACCGAGGCCGTCGAGGCGGCGATCGCGGCGGACAGGGACATGTTCCGAGGCTTCCGCACCTTCGAGCGCGAACTGCTGCTCGAATATTTCAGGCGTATCCTCGAAAACGCCAAGCATCTCTAG
- a CDS encoding adenine deaminase: MIQHSHEPGDLNAPDLRARAIAAARGDAPFDLLIVGGRLIDMVTGQIRAADIGIVGPLIASVHVPGSRTDTAETIDASGCFLSPGLIDTHMHIESSMVTPALYTEAVLPRGVTTIVWDPHEFGNVHGLDGVRWAVEATRPLPLRVIPLAPSCVPSAPGLELAGADFDASAMAEMLAWPEIGGVAEVMTMRGVIDGDSRASAIVNAGLQSGKLVCGHARGLEGADLSAFMAAGISSDHELTSGADFLAKLSAGLTIELRGSHDHLLKQFVKVINDLGFLPQTVTLCTDDVFPDELHVNGGLDDVVRRLVRDGLKPEWALRAATLNAAIRLGRNDLGLIAAGRRADIVLFEDLRAFKAKQVIANGEIVAKARKIAGTVAHLDTAPLQDSIKLPPLGEDDFHVPASGKRVRLATIDQPRFTQWGEIEADVADGYVVPPAGTTMIAVAHRHGRADGRPRVGFLTGWGEWRGAFCTTVSHDSHNLTVFGGNVTDMTLAANAVIAAGGGLAVASDGKVQIVLPLPLSGLVSDAPLEETALTFSALREAMDRIVDWQPPYLVFKACFGATLACNVGPHQTDRGIADVVTGRVLETAVLGEI; the protein is encoded by the coding sequence ATGATCCAGCATTCCCATGAGCCCGGCGACCTGAACGCACCCGATCTGCGCGCCCGCGCGATTGCGGCGGCGCGCGGCGATGCGCCCTTCGACCTGCTGATTGTGGGTGGTCGCCTGATCGACATGGTGACTGGCCAGATCCGCGCCGCCGATATCGGTATCGTCGGGCCGCTGATCGCAAGCGTGCATGTGCCGGGTAGCCGCACCGATACGGCCGAGACGATCGATGCCTCGGGCTGCTTCCTCTCGCCCGGCCTGATCGACACGCATATGCACATCGAAAGCTCGATGGTGACGCCGGCCCTCTATACCGAGGCCGTGTTGCCGCGTGGGGTCACGACCATCGTCTGGGATCCGCATGAGTTCGGCAATGTGCATGGCCTTGATGGTGTGCGCTGGGCGGTCGAGGCGACCCGGCCGCTGCCGCTGCGGGTGATCCCGCTGGCGCCATCCTGCGTGCCCTCCGCTCCCGGCCTGGAACTGGCGGGCGCGGATTTCGACGCTTCCGCCATGGCCGAGATGCTCGCCTGGCCGGAGATCGGCGGCGTTGCCGAGGTCATGACCATGCGCGGCGTCATCGACGGCGATTCGCGCGCCAGCGCCATCGTCAATGCCGGGCTGCAATCCGGCAAGCTTGTCTGCGGCCATGCCCGTGGGCTGGAAGGCGCCGACCTCAGCGCCTTCATGGCGGCCGGCATCTCCTCCGACCACGAGCTGACCTCCGGTGCCGATTTCCTCGCCAAACTCTCCGCTGGCCTGACTATCGAGCTGCGCGGCTCGCATGACCATCTGCTGAAGCAATTCGTCAAGGTGATCAACGACCTCGGTTTCCTGCCGCAGACGGTGACGCTCTGCACCGACGACGTCTTCCCCGACGAGCTGCATGTCAACGGCGGCCTCGACGATGTCGTCCGCCGGCTGGTGCGCGACGGGCTCAAGCCGGAATGGGCTCTGCGGGCGGCGACGCTGAATGCCGCCATCCGGCTCGGCCGCAACGACCTCGGCTTGATCGCCGCCGGCCGCCGCGCCGACATCGTGCTGTTCGAAGACCTCCGGGCTTTCAAGGCGAAGCAAGTGATCGCCAACGGCGAGATCGTCGCTAAGGCTCGCAAGATCGCAGGCACGGTCGCACACCTCGATACAGCGCCCCTACAGGATTCGATCAAACTCCCGCCGCTCGGCGAAGATGATTTCCATGTACCGGCCAGCGGCAAGCGCGTCCGGCTTGCAACGATCGACCAGCCGCGCTTCACGCAATGGGGCGAGATCGAAGCTGATGTTGCGGACGGATATGTCGTGCCGCCGGCTGGAACCACCATGATCGCCGTCGCCCATCGCCATGGCAGGGCGGATGGACGCCCACGCGTCGGCTTCCTCACCGGCTGGGGCGAATGGCGCGGCGCCTTCTGCACCACCGTCTCGCATGACAGCCACAATCTGACGGTCTTCGGCGGCAATGTCACGGACATGACGCTCGCCGCCAACGCCGTCATCGCGGCCGGCGGCGGTCTGGCTGTGGCCAGCGACGGCAAGGTCCAGATCGTGCTGCCGCTGCCGCTTTCCGGCCTGGTGAGCGACGCGCCGCTTGAAGAGACAGCCCTGACCTTCAGCGCCCTTCGCGAGGCGATGGACAGGATCGTCGACTGGCAACCACCCTACCTCGTCTTCAAGGCTTGCTTCGGCGCGACGCTTGCTTGTAACGTCGGCCCGCATCAGACAGATCGTGGGATTGCCGATGTGGTGACGGGGCGGGTGTTGGAGACGGCGGTGCTTGGGGAGATTTAG
- a CDS encoding alpha-D-ribose 1-methylphosphonate 5-triphosphate diphosphatase: MTKETVLSNARIVLEDKILEGSVLIRDGRIADISEGKSDIGEDFEGDYLIPGLVELHTDHLESHYSPRPGVRWNKTAAIQAHDAQIVTSGITTVFDCLRMGSDEDGGFEHGEMRDMADAIQAAQREDRLRADHLIHLRCEVSSDNVLEHFHDFERDPYVRLVSLMDHAPGQRQFQTMDQYIFYYQKKRGLSDEAFAVFVAKRQGESAKYAKPHRDAISKVCNERGITIASHDDATLAHVDEAINYGVRLAEFPTSIDAAKASHGAGMSVLMGAPNIVRGKSHSGNIAARDLAELGVLDVLSSDYVPLSLLHAPFILADEVEGISLPKAIAMVTATPAKTVSLDDRGRIALGLRADLVRVRRDHGVPVTRSVWREGRRVA; the protein is encoded by the coding sequence ATGACCAAAGAAACCGTCCTCTCCAACGCCCGCATCGTCCTCGAAGACAAGATCCTTGAGGGTTCTGTGCTGATCCGCGACGGGCGGATTGCCGATATTTCCGAAGGCAAGTCCGATATCGGTGAGGATTTCGAGGGCGATTACCTGATCCCCGGTCTGGTCGAGCTGCATACGGACCATCTGGAATCCCACTATTCGCCCCGCCCCGGCGTGCGCTGGAACAAGACGGCGGCCATCCAGGCGCATGACGCCCAGATCGTCACCTCCGGCATTACCACCGTATTCGACTGCCTCCGCATGGGCTCCGACGAGGATGGCGGCTTCGAACATGGCGAGATGCGCGACATGGCCGACGCCATCCAGGCGGCGCAACGCGAAGACCGACTGCGCGCGGACCATCTGATCCACCTGCGCTGCGAAGTCTCCTCGGACAACGTTCTCGAGCATTTCCATGACTTCGAGAGGGATCCCTATGTCCGCCTGGTCTCGCTGATGGACCACGCGCCGGGCCAGCGCCAGTTCCAGACCATGGATCAGTATATCTTCTACTATCAGAAGAAGCGCGGCCTGAGCGACGAGGCCTTTGCCGTTTTTGTCGCCAAGCGCCAGGGCGAATCGGCCAAATACGCCAAGCCGCACCGCGATGCCATTTCGAAGGTCTGCAATGAGCGCGGCATCACCATCGCCAGCCATGACGACGCAACGCTTGCCCATGTCGACGAGGCGATCAATTATGGCGTGCGGCTGGCGGAATTCCCGACCAGCATCGACGCCGCCAAGGCTTCGCATGGCGCCGGCATGAGCGTGCTGATGGGTGCGCCGAACATCGTGCGCGGCAAGTCGCATTCGGGCAACATCGCCGCCCGCGATCTCGCAGAGCTCGGCGTGCTCGACGTGCTGTCCTCAGATTACGTGCCGCTCAGCCTGCTACATGCGCCCTTCATCCTCGCCGACGAGGTCGAGGGTATCTCGCTGCCGAAGGCCATTGCCATGGTGACGGCGACGCCGGCCAAGACCGTCAGCCTCGACGATCGCGGCCGCATCGCCCTGGGCCTGCGCGCCGATCTCGTGCGCGTCCGCCGCGATCATGGCGTGCCGGTGACGCGCTCGGTCTGGCGGGAAGGACGGCGTGTGGCATGA